A single region of the Metarhizium brunneum chromosome 6, complete sequence genome encodes:
- the CXT1_4 gene encoding Beta-1,2-xylosyltransferase 1, which translates to MALLKVCKGWSLRQWSSRLALRYITLVFLTFFFLASYALWHDVKFWDAQIQIPRKTINKLGTKHPVRKLMVDAKARHDALLAKRSLTLDSAAQQYRKRRGRHPPPGFDMWFHAAVDIDAIIVEDYFDRIYKDLTPFWALDPEQTKKRASAWHHVVKVRNGTAAAHGDVTDRVPWLQLWTALVADFAKYLPDVDMPINYMDESRLLVPHDTIAKLVAEERKERRIVDPTKASSKFHGLAAVDAAMPDPYDPHWHGPSEQYWNLFVKTCGPDTPAFGVQQVQDMSGPAEFPQNYRPDYAHKGYIQNFTASSDPCRQPHLRQLHGSFIEPISLSSTEELIPLFGGSKLPTNNEILIPGAMYLDQGDFYSGGESHGPSWDRKKNAAVWRGEGSGGRAREHNWHHFQRQRLVHMLNGTVVSQVEDSGVRAKTFELPPETIYPSPRLHRGNLGPLADEIADTGFVKLCPPAECPFYNDTFTVLQHLPMKQQYRYKFLPDVDGNSFSARFRGFLRSTSLPLKATIYAEWHDDRLIPWVHFVPFDNTFQDLYPLLDFFSDTNGPGDAAARFIAEQGQSWSERVLRREDMGLYVWRLLLEWARVCDENRHTLGYVDDFRPKKASKQTHVWHA; encoded by the coding sequence ATGGCCTTGCTGAAGGTTTGCAAGGGCTGGAGCCTCCGCCAGTGGTCGTCGCGGCTGGCCCTGCGCTACATcaccctcgtcttcctcacctttttcttcctcgccagcTATGCGCTCTGGCACGATGTCAAGTTTTGGGATGCTCAGATCCAGATCCCCCGCAAAACCATCAACAAGCTGGGAACCAAGCATCCTGTTCGAAAGCTCATGGTCGATGCCAAGGCCCGTCACGATGCCCTCCTTGCCAAACGGTCCCTCACCCTCGACTCTGCTGCGCAGCAATATCGCaagcgacgaggacgtcACCCGCCCCCCGGCTTTGACATGTGGTTCCACGCTGCCGTGGACAtcgatgccatcatcgtcgaAGACTACTTTGACAGGATATACAAGGACCTGACGCCCTTTTGGGCTCTCGATCCCGAACAGACCAAGAAGCGAGCCAGTGCCTGGCACCACGTCGTCAAAGTCCGCAAtggcaccgccgccgcccatggcGACGTCACCGACCGTGTGCCCTGGTTGCAGCTTTGGACTGCTCTCGttgccgactttgccaagtacTTGCCCGACGTCGACATGCCCATCAACTACATGGACGAATCGAGACTCCTCGTGCCCCACGACACCATTGCGAAGCTCGTGGCGGAGGAACGCAAAGAGAGACGCATCGTTGACCCAACCAAAGCCAGCTCCAAGTTCCACggccttgccgccgttgatgcTGCCATGCCCGATCCCTACGATCCTCACTGGCACGGTCCCAGCGAGCAGTATTGGAACTTGTTTGTCAAGACCTGTGGCCCCGACACCCCAGCCTTTGGCGTCCAGCAAGTCCAAGACATGTCTGGACCGGCCGAGTTTCCGCAAAACTATAGACCGGATTACGCCCACAAGGGCTATATTCAGAATTTTACCGCCTCCTCAGACCCCTGCCGGCAACCGCATCTGCGCCAACTACACGGGAGTTTCATCGAACCCATCAGTCTGTCCTCCACAGAAGAACTCATCCCCCTGTTTGGCGGCTCCAAGCTCCCTACCAACAATGAAATTCTCATCCCGGGAGCCATGTACCTCGACCAGGGCGACTTCTACTCCGGCGGCGAGTCACACGGGCCGTCGTGGGACCGAAAGAAGAACGCCGCCGTCTGGCGCGGCGAGGGCTCAGGCGGCCGCGCCAGAGAGCACAACTGGCACCACTTTCAGCGTCAGCGTCTCGTCCACATGCTCAACGGCACAGTCGTATCGCAGGTCGAAGATTCGGGCGTCCGGGCCAAGACGTTTGAGCTTCCCCCGGAGACCATCTACCCCAGCCCGCGCCTTCACCGCGGCAACCTGGGCCCCCTTGCCGACGAGATTGCCGACACGGGGTTCGTCAAGCTTTGCCCACCCGCCGAATGCCCCTTTTACAACGACACCTTCACCGTGCTGCAACACCTCCCCATGAAGCAGCAATACCGGTACAAATTCCTccccgacgtcgacggcaaCTCCTTCTCCGCCCGGTTCCGCGGCTTCCTCCGCTCCACCAGCCTGCCGCTCAAAGCCACCATCTACGCAGAGTGGCACGACGACCGCCTCATCCCCTGGGTGCACTTTGTCCCCTTTGACAACACCTTCCAGGACCTGTACCCCCTCCTCGACTTCTTCTCGGACACTAACGGGCCCGGGGACGCTGCCGCCCGCTTCATCGCCGAGCAGGGCCAGTCGTGGTCGGAGAGGGTCCTCCGCAGAGAAGACATGGGCCTGTACGTGTGGCGACTGCTTCTCGAGTGGGCGAGGGTGTGCGACGAGAATAGACACACGCTCGGCTACGTCGACGACTTCAGGCCGAAGAAGGCTAGCAAGCAAACGCATGTCTGGCATGCCTAA
- the gyp1 gene encoding GTPase-activating protein gyp1 yields MPTAAGDGEGWTLGRLAGRTAPKGELQSSRLHGWWVDYDLSHANRSLPSDLSSPLLRTINAMTICARTGPSRGVRFNLIDPAGGTGIQCYVQPVDCSGGGGERPTSFQEPELCSSTLSANCNSQTLDPLGRRLVAVKVTRRSVRDNIQNVAHLQVLAQRASLPASPAQASQNEASISLSRPPTVTMWSSSSSGKKPPAAQPQEMVQVDRSESASPFWRPPVREHAPKRSVTTPAGRDPNFVVGAAYSHADMLKFDSLSLSGNRPRTPPSTSATKGGRLSEATPPTRGSTGVASSPPFKNYINFLSNTNDDWKADEDDMLGYDDDDGDDFGLPSLSNMKRRSRRMATQNKANTGALSPALDGTFGLGARLHSDSADIAVERPSLTYPMPKKSEGKILRPQYKDILQEEGGMVDPANALHLINYPSIPTNATPKEADAINSRITRINKFKKLLQASSISLPDLRALAWSGVPEEVRSMTWQLLLSYLPTNSERRVATLERKRKEYLDGVRQAFERVGTNAASASRARGLDEAIWHQISIDIPRTNPHIELYSYEATQRSLERILYLWAVRHPASGYVQGINDLVTPFFQVFLGLYIADPNIEAGMDPGQLPKPVLDAVEADSFWCLTKLLDGIQDHYIVAQPGIQRQVGALRDLTARIDATLSKHLEHEGVEFIQFSFRWMNCLLMREISVKNIIRMWDTYLAEEQGFSEFHLYVCAALLVKWSDRLVKMDFQEIMMFLQSLPTKTWTEKDIELLLSEAFIWQSLYKGSAAHLKGGPSKPLLANLQL; encoded by the exons ATGCCGACGGCCGCAGGTGACGGAGAGGGCTGGACGTTGGGCCGTTTGGCAGGTCGGACTGCCCCCAAGGGCGAGCTGCAGTCCAGCAGACTGCATGGCTGGTGGGTTGACTATGATTTGTCACATGCGAACCGAAGTTTGCCAAGCGATCTTTCTTCGcctttactccgtaccatcaatgccatgacGATTTGCGCAAGGACAGGCCCAAGTCGCGGGGTTCGTTTCAATTTGATTGATCCGGCAGGAGGCACTGGGATTCAATGTTATGTACAGCCGGTTGactgcagcggcggcggcggggaaCGGCCCACTAGTTTTCAGGAGCCAGAGCTTTGCTCCAGCACTCTCAGCGCCAACTGCAACAGCCAGACACTGGATCCACTCGGCCGCCGCTTGGTCGCCGTCAAAGTCACCAGACGGAGCGTCCGTGACAACATCCAGAACGTCGCCCATCTCCAAGTCCTCGCGCAACGAGCCTCTCTCCCGGCCTCACCCGCGCAAGCCTCGCAGAATGAAGCGTCCATCTCCCTCTCTCGACCACCAACCGTGACTATGTGGTCGTCAtccagcagcggcaagaAGCCGCCAGCTGCA CAGCCGCAGGAAATGGTCCAGGTCG ACCGCTCCGA ATCAGCCTCCCCCTTCTGGCGGCCCCCGGTTCGAGAACATGCTCCTAAGCGAAGTGTGACGACGCCTGCAGGTCGCGACCCCAACTTCGTCGTTGGCGCAGCATATTCGCATGCCGATATGCTCAAGTTCGACTCATT AAGCCTCTCTGGCAACCGACCCAGGACACCTCCTTCCACTTCTGCCACAAAGGGCGGCCGCTTAAGTGAAGCGACCCCTCCAACCCGAGGGTCAACCGGCGTCGCCAGCTCCCCACCGTTTAAAAACTACATCAATTTTCTTTCCAACACCAACGATGACTGGAAAGCCGACGAAGATGATATGCTTGGGtacgatgacgacgatggcgacgactttGGGCTGCCCAGCCTGTCCAACATGAAGAGACGGTCCAGGAGGATGGCGACGCAAAACAAAGCCAACACCGGAGCTCTATCACCAGCATTGGATGGGACATTTGGTCTAGGGGCAAGGCTCCATTCGGATAGTGCCGACATTGCCGTTGAGCGACCATCCCTGACATATCCAATGCCGAAAAAGAGCGAGGGCAAGATCCTCCGCCCGCAATATAAAGATATTCTCCAAG AGGAGGGGGGAATGGTAGATCCCGCCAATGCCTTGCACCTCATCAATTACCCCTCCATCCCAACCAACGCAACCCCCAAAgaagccgacgccatcaactCTCGAATCACCAGAATCAACAAGTTCAAGAAACTCCTCCAAGCGTCGTCCATATCACTACCCGATCTCCGAGCGCTAGCCTGGTCAGGCGTCCCCGAGGAAGTGCGCTCCATGACGTGGCAGCTCCTCCTCAGCTACCTGCCGACCAACAGCGAAAGAAGAGTGGCAACGCTTGAGCGCAAGCGCAAAGAATACCTCGACGGCGTGCGGCAGGCCTTTGAACGGGTCGGCACCAACGCAGCCTCGGCCAGCCGAGCAAGAGGCCTGGACGAAGCCATCTGGCACCAAATCAGCATCGACATTCCGCGGACAAACCCGCACATCGAGCTCTACAGCTACGAGGCCACGCAGCGCTCCCTCGAGCGCATCCTGTACCTCTGGGCCGTGCGCCACCCGGCAAGCGGCTACGTCCAGGGCATAAACGACCTCGTCACGCCCTTCTTCCAGGTCTTCCTCGGCCTGTACATTGCCGACCCGAACATCGAGGCCGGCATGGACCCGGGTCAGCTGCCCAAGCCAgtgctcgacgccgtcgaagCCGACTCCTTCTGGTGCCTCaccaagctcctcgacggcatccAAGACCACTACATTGTCGCACAGCCCGGCATCCAGCGTCAGGTCGGCGCGTTGCGCGACCTCACCGCCCGCATCGACGCCACCCTCTCCAAGCACCTCGAGCACGAGGGCGTCGAGTTCATCCAATTTAGCTTCCGCTGGATGAACTGCCTCCTCATGCGTGAAATAAGCGTCAAGAACATTATCCGCATGTGGGACACCTATCTC gccgaGGAGCAGGGCTTCTCCGAATTCCACCTGTACGTCTGCGCCGCCCTCCTTGTCAAGTGGTCCGACAGGCTGGTCAAGATGGACTTTCAGGAAATCATGATGTTCCTCCAGTCACTGCCTACCAAGACTTGGACCGAAAAGGACAttgagctgctgctcagcGAGGCCTTTATCTGGCAGAGCCTGTACAAGGGGTCTGCGGCGCACCTGAAGGGCGGGCCTAGCAAGCCCCTACTGGCGAACCTGCAACTCTAA
- the psd3_1 gene encoding Phosphatidylserine decarboxylase proenzyme 3, whose protein sequence is MRSKTDKTDNAGGPGGEAAGGLALKLVILKARNLAAKDRGGTSDPYLVITSGDSRVVTHSVSKTLNPDWNVIEELPVNSAQNLLLDVICWDKDRFGKDYMGEFDIALEEIFQNERTEAEPRWFPLKSKRPGKKTSVVSGEVLLQFTLLDTTNPGASPREILDKFSALVRSISASMPSPKPHLTPEANQGATSMPGQEEPGDEEDEDDLTEFDDEEGDDPSKPETAEKRRRRLRIRGLRKRRRDNPYAFNNGGSDVVGIIFLEIVKITDLPPESNLTRTSFDMDPFVVASLGKKTYRTRRVRHNLNPVYNEKMIFHVQGHEQTYSFSFTVIDHDKYSGNDFIASCNLPVPQLIERAPQANPETGLYELREPDGHTPSATRSRFKKLGMSRSSSTQSLGKLMRTQVSKSPPNTNTLSQSTSVETSQTPSAMTLSPVSDAPANPAEPSDTVAEGEGADFHDYVVPLKMKNLDKWESKHSPQIYLKAKYMPYPALRQQFWRAMLRQYDTDESGEISRVELTTMLDTLGSTLKESTIDSFFQRFPHKAADNEETWDLTMDEAVICLEDQLEAKSKPTTVADKVKSLVPDLKQLGIHNKPDITGDLSSANVSGTSTPQIVVEPETPIDPKGSGGEESDEFGDRDEEHVVEIRECPICHQPRLNKRSDTDIITHIATCASQDWRQVNTVLMGGFVTASQAQRKWYSKVITKISYGGYKLGANSANILVQDRMTGQINEEKMSVYVRLGIRLLYKGLKSRDMENKRIRKLLKNLSIKQGRKFDDPASREEIEKFIEFHGLDMSEVLLPIEEFKNFNEFFYRALKPNARPCSAPNNPGIIVSPADCRSVVFNQMTQATKIWVKGREFSIKRLLGDAYPNDAARYENGALGIFRLAPQDYHRFHIPVDGIMGKPITISGEYYTVNPMAIRSALDVYGENVRIIVPIDSVAHGRVMVICVGAMMVGSTVITRNAGDEVKRAEELGYFKFGGSTVLLLFEPGRMVFDDDLADNSSTALETLIRVGMSIGHSPDVPLHTPDMRKSEDEITEAEKKEAKRRIQGNFAMEQSPSDSGDDDVPKRRISYVPTMNTMAASAM, encoded by the exons ATGCGGTCCAAGACTGACAAGACTGACAATGCGGGGGGCCCAGGAGGGGAGGCAGCCGGCGGTCTGGCCTTGAAGCTGGTCATTCTGAAG GCTAGAAACTTGGCCGCAAAAGATCGTGGAGGCACTTCCGACCCA TATCTTGTCATCACCTCGGGTGATAGTAGGGTTGTCACCCATTCAGTCTCGAAAACCCTCAATCCCGACTGGAATGTAATCGAAGAACTTCCTGTCAATTCAGCTCAGaatctcctcctcgatgTCATCTGTTGGGACAAGGATCGTTTTGGCAAGGATTACATGGGCGAGTTTGACATAGCTCTCGAGGAGATTTTCCAAAATGAACGGACCGAGGCCGAACCACGCTGGTTTCCCCTAAAGAGCAAAAGACCTGGAAAGAAGACCAGTGTTGTCTCTGGCGAGGTCCTGCTGCAATTTACCCTCCTTGACACGACCAACCCGGGTGCCTCCCCCAGAGAGATTCTGGACAAGTTTTCCGCTCTTGTTCGCTCCATTTCTGCATCTATGCCGTCGCCCAAACCACACTTGACTCCCGAAGCAAACCAAGGCGCGACATCTATGCCTGGCCAGGAAGAACctggcgacgaggaggacgaggatgacctGACCGAAttcgatgatgaagaaggcgaTGACCCATCCAAGCCGGAGACGGCCGAAAAGAGGCGCCGTAGACTTAGGATCAGGGGCCTGAGGAAGCGAAGAAGAGACAATCCTTACGCCTTTAACAATGGTGGTTCTGATGTTGTAggcatcatcttcctcgagATTGTCAAAATCACCGACCTGCCCCCCGAGTCTAACCTCACGCGAACAAGCTTTGACATGGACCCGTTTGTAGTTGCGTCCCTAGGCAAGAAGACATACCGTACACGCCGTGTCAGGCACAACTTAAACCCAGTCTACAATGAAAAAATGATTTTCCATGTGCAGGGCCACGAGCAGACgtattctttttctttcacTGTCATCGACCACGACAAATATTCTGGAAACGACTTTATCGCGTCTTGTAATCTGCCGGTACCGCAGCTGATCGAGAGGGCACCACAGGCCAACCCAGAAACTGGACTCTACGAACTACGGGAGCCGGATGGACACACTCCCTCAGCAACTAGATCCCGCTTCAAGAAGCTGGGCATGTCTCGGTCATCATCCACACAAAGCTTGGGCAAATTGATGCGTACGCAGGTGTCGAAAAGCCcacccaacaccaacacTTTGTCACAAAGCACCAGTGTTGAGACAAGTCAGACGCCATCCGCCATGACCCTCTCGCCAGTCTCTGATGCACCTGCTAACCCGGCTGAGCCGTCAGACACTGTTGCTGAAGGTGAGGGTGCCGATTTCCATGACTATGTGGTCCCcctgaagatgaagaatttGGATAAATGGGAGAGCAAACACAGCCCTCAGATTTACCTCAAAGCCAAGTACATGCCGTACCCAGCTCTGCGCCAGCAATTCTGGCGGGCCATGCTTCGCCAGTACGATACTGACGAAAGTGGTGAGATAAGCCGCGTTGAACTCACTACCATGCTGGACACGCTGGGATCTACTCTGAAGGAGTCTACAATCGACAGCTTTTTCCAACGATTCCCCCACAAAGCTGCTGACAACGAAGAGACGTGGGATCTGACCATGGATGAGGCAGTGATTTGCCTGGAGGACCAactcgaggccaagagcaAGCCTACGACAGTTGCAGACAAGGTCAAGAGCCTGGTTCCGGACTTGAAGCAACTTGGAATTCATAACAAGCCAGACATCACTGGGGATCTAAGCTCTGCCAACGTGTCAGGTACTTCCACTCCCCAGATCGTTGTTGAGCCAGAGACCCCCATTGACCCCAAGGGCTccggaggagaggagagtgACGAGTTTGGCGACAGAGACGAGGAACATGTCGTAGAAATTCGCGAATGCCCCATCTGTCACCAGCCGCGACTCAACAAGCGTAGTGATACAGACATCATTACCCACATTGCTACTTGCGCGAGCCAGGACTGGAGACAAGTGAACACAGTGTTGATGGGTGGCTTTGTGACGGCCAGCCAGGCACAGCGCAAATGGTACTCCAAGGTCATTACCAAGATCTCCTATGGAGGTTACAAGCTGGGTGCCAACTCGGCCAACATTCTGGTGCAAGATCGCATGACTGGCCAGATCAATGAAGAGAAGATGAGTGTCTACGTCAGACTGGGTATCCGGCTGCTGTACAAGGGCCTGAAGTCGCGTGATATGGAGAACAAACGAA TCCGAAAACTGTTGAAAAACCTGAGCATAAAGCAGGGACGAAAGTTTGATGACCCTGCGTCTAGGGAGGAAATCGAAAAATTTATCGAGTTTCACGGTCTGGACATGTCAGAAGTTCTCTTGCCGATCGAAGAGTTTAAGAACTTTAACGAATTCTTCTACCGAGCACTGAAGCCCAACGCTCGACCCTGCTCGGCACCCAATAACCCTGGCATCATTGTGTCGCCAGCTGACTGCCGAAGCGTGGTCTTCAACCAGATGACGCAGGCAACCAAGATCTGGGTCAAGGGGAGAGAATTCAGCATCAAGAGGCTGCTAGGGGATGCTTATCCAAATGACGCCGCTCGCTATGAGAATGGCGCGTTGGGCATCTTCCGGTTAGCACCACAGGACTACCATCGATTCCACATCCCCGTTGATGGCATCATGGGCAAGCCAATCACCATTTCTGGTGAATACTACACAGTGAACCCGATGGCCATCCGGTCGGCGCTCGACGTCTACGGTGAAAACGTGCGCATCATTGTACCGATTGACAGTGTGGCTCACGGAAGAGTCATGGTGATTTGTGTGGGCGCAATGATGGTCGGCAGCACAGTCATTACGCGAAACGCCGGCGATGAGGTAAAGAGGGCCGAGGAGCTTGGGTATTTTAAATTTGGTGGCAGCACGGTGTTGCTACTGTTCGAGCCTGGCAGGATGGTGTTTGACGATGACTTGGCAGACAACTCAAGCACAGCGCTGGAGACTTTG ATCCGGGTGGGCATGTCGATTGGGCACTCACCAGATGTGCCCCTACACACACCGGATATGCGCAAGAGCGAGGATGAAATCACCGAGGCagagaagaaagaggccAAGCGCCGCATCCAGGGCAACTTTGCCATGGAGCAGTCTCCCAGCGATAgtggcgacgacgatgtcCCCAAGCGTCGAATATCTTATGTGCCAACCATGAACacaatggcggcgtcggccatGTAG
- the HER1 gene encoding HMG2-induced ER-remodeling protein 1, with protein sequence MEQVHGIDVSWMTQGSPRDRTNRPSTSPPTTASAPTQPRAIPTPSQDARNPQGTPIAKDTPPQQNGQPTPSPTNSTSASRRLSRSGSIENKPGPNGTPPQRRNSWFSNISAKFSSSATTSPPSSTPAHPHSLHHLHHKEPQQKTEDQASQSPAPPPLSGSPPPDDTLEPMPPKLHPTRNAVLQHAATKPEGNSPYTPAPPKASQAGILGVLRRLSSSSTNSIVNGKLGNGLVERKILNIDQNRERCSISELREAKLRRVSFCVDVEIAPMPKYADGEAQETKPLDKAQKKKLTEQGEGDALKNPQAVEAKKEAEEAGQRTSGNDRTNPDTEHLNNEAGTNDGAADENSLAEPGKEKETTKKKEKKKRSEEERKARKEKRRKLAEDNGSVPIEIHYDSTDSSSEAPSGNTTPKSSSHPTTNPARIYRRCCQLRETPILKKITEQLMDKANSNISAGTVNKLDLTDYYLQLPDLITLGDYLAVVPVKEILLENCGLGDEGLRVILAGLLAAKMPPTSRRKKPKHEIEAQGGVVERVVIKNNKLGPDGWKHISLFLYKCRSLKYLDISHIPFPKQAPAAKNGNLSNGIHIPRSISDVFSKAMADRLGGSTLEMVNIGETEPSMEQLGTIMDGIIKCGVRRLGLAHNSLDADGIRHVVRYLSGGFCEGLDLGGNDINEHIETLAGCLDEHHPIWALSLSGCNLTPSSLGKMLPVIAKLRGFRFIDLSHNQELFQTKPSALGLLRRYLPKLEDLKRIHLQDVNMSSEQAIALVEVLSEAHNLAHVNLLGNNELVKLADAKTEEAQEEACALYASLMAAARISSSLVCVDIEVPSEGSGEIVKAMAKQVVAYCLRNMERIPDTNISAVIASAMSESQSELQDGKIPAYPDVLAHLVGHDVLEQDGPEDDHEDTPDEDYVIGGTGVVKALACCLKNRSDDSHRQSGEFAGGAEDGSDSPALSGLPTSGKAKDMSKHLLAGARKIRQRLQPALHKARAEPGDDVNLRKLTFLDETLQGIIKRFEDEFPDTREAPPNAPNSNELRKTSSTSSEEPAHAGPTGDDSAVAVSDGEDEAEIHAPKPLSRSNSMLSKELAEEEGRVLRAGHRFRSGFVRKEQFDLISTIDDIGSDPKHSQMLVELAEDIGGELLEKVKEKGAVRAFKEDKDVLFRSMRDSDPEHWGRFVEAQQKARANITVSSEKHGAEAPQLADESAIAD encoded by the exons ATGGAGCAAGTTCACGGCATCGACGTCAGCTGGATGACCCAGGGGTCGCCAAGAG ATAGGACGAACAGACCGTCCACCTCGCCCCCAACGACAGCATCGGCTCCAACGCAACCGCGAGCTATTCCCACACCGTCGCAAGATGCTCGCAATCCCCAAGGGACACCGATTGCAAAGGATACACCTCCACAGCAAAATGGACAGCCTACTCCCAGCCCAACAAATTCCACCAGTGCATCAAGACGACTGTCACGATCCGGCTCAATAGAGAATAAACCCGGGCCCAATGGAACTCCTCCTCAGCGACGTAATTCATGGTTTTCAAACATTTCCGCCAAATTCTCTAGCTCTGCTACTACTTCGCCACCGAGCAGTACACCCGCCCACCCCCATTCCCTgcatcatcttcaccatAAGGAGCCACAACAGAAAACTGAAGACCAAGCGTCACAGTCTCCAGCACCACCCCCGTTGTCCGGCTCACCGCCTCCGGATGACACCCTAGAGCCGATGCCACCAAAACTACATCCAACCAGGAATGCCGTTCTACAACATGCGGCCACGAAACCCGAAGGCAACAGCCCATATACCCCGGCTCCGCCCAAGGCCAGTCAAGCTGGCATTCTGGGCGTCCTTCGACGCTTGTCCTCATCAAGCACCAATAGCATAGTAAATGGGAAACTTGGAAATGGCCTGGTCGAGCGCAAGATTCTGAATATCGATCAAAACCGGGAGAGATGCAGCATTTCGGAGCTGAGGGAGGCTAAGCTTAGACGGGTTTCATTCTGCGTGGATGTTGAGATTGCTCCCATGCCCAAGTATGCTGATGGGGAAGCTCAGGAAACAAAACCGCTGGACAAGgcacaaaagaagaaactcACAGAGCAAGGTGAAGGAGACGCGCTGAAGAACCCTCAGGCAGTggaagccaagaaggaagccgaggaggCCGGTCAACGTACCAGCGGAAACGACAGAACCAATCCCGACACAGAACACCTCAACAACGAAGCTGGTACAAATGATGGCGCTGCCGACGAGAATTCTCTTGCTGAGCCTgggaaggagaaggagacaactaagaagaaggagaagaagaaaagaagcgaggaagagcgGAAAGCTAGGAAAGAGAAGCGTCGAAAACTCGCCGAAGACAACGGCTCTGTGCCGATTGAAATTCACTATGACAGCACAGACTCATCATCGGAAGCCCCCAGCGGCAACACAACTCCAAAGTCATCATCTCATCCAACCACAAATCCTGCCAGAATATATCGCCGCTGTTGCCAGTTGCGCGAAACTCCGATTCTTAAGAAGATAACGGAACAActgatggacaaggccaattCCAACATCTCTGCTGGCACAGTGAACAAATTGGATTTGACTGACTACTATCTTCAACTTCCAGACCTAATCACACTTGGAGACTATCTCGCGGTGGTTCCAGTCAAAGAGATCCTTTTGGAGAACTGTGGGTTGGGCGATGAGGGCCTCCGTGTGATTCTTGCTGGTCTACTGGCAGCAAAGATGCCTCCAACCTCACGGCGTAAGAAGCCTAAACACGAGATCGAGGCACAAGGCGGAGTTGTTGAGCGGGTTGTCAtcaaaaataataagcttgGCCCCGACGGCTGGAAGCATATTTCTTTGTTCCTATACAAATGCCGATCACTGAAATATCTCGATATTTCGCATATACCCTTTCCAAAACAGGCGCCtgctgccaagaatggcaacTTGTCAAACGGCATCCACATTCCTCGCTCGATATCAGATGTCTTCTcaaaggccatggccgatcGACTGGGTGGTTCAACTCTGGAGATGGTGAATATCGGCGAGACGGAACCCAGTATGGAGCAGTTGGGCACAATCATGGACGGCATTATCAAATGCGGGGTTCGACGATTAGGCCTAGCACACAACTCTCTCGATGCGGACGGCATCAGGCATGTGGTAAGATACTTGTCTGGTGGGTTCTGTGAAGGTCTCGACTTGGGCGGAAACGACATTAATGAGCATATCGAGACCCTGGCTGGTTGCTTGGACGAGCATCATCCCATTTGGGCGCTTAGCCTGTCAGGCTGCAATCTGACTCCGTCGAGTCTTGGAAAGATGTTGCCGGTGATTGCCAAGCTGAGGGGCTTTCGATTTATTGACCTTTCACACAACCAAGAATTGTTCCAGACAAAGCCCAGCGCACTTGGCCTCTTGAGAAG ATATCTCCCCAAGCTGGAAGATTTAAAACGAATTCACTTGCAGGACGTAAACATGAGTTCAGAGCAAGCCATCGCCCTAGTTGAGGTATTATCGGAAGCGCACAACCTGGCACATGTCAATTTGTTGGGCAACAATGAGCTGGTGAAGCTTGCAGATGCCAAGACGGAGGAAGCACAGGAAGAAGCTTGCGCCTTGTACGCATCACTCATGGCCGCAGCAAGAATATCGAGCAGCCTGGTGTGTGTCGACATTGAAGTACCCAGTGAAGGATCGGGGGAGattgtcaaggccatggcgaagcAGGTAGTAGCGTATTGTCTGCGCAACATGGAAAGAATTCCCGACACGAACATCAGCGCGGTTATAGCCAGCGCCATGTCCGAGTCGCAGTCTGAGCTCCAGGACGGCAAGATACCTGCGTACCCCGACGTTCTTGCCCACCTCGTGGGACACGATGTGCTCGAGCAAGACGGACCGGAAGATGACCATGAAGACACGCCAGACGAGGACTACGTCATAGGAGGGACGGGGGTGGTCAAGGCCTTGGCATGCTGTCTCAAGAACCGGAGCGACGACTCCCACCGACAGTCGGGGGAGTTTGCTGGAGGTGCGGAAGATGGCAGCGACTCTCCAGCTCTGAGTGGCTTGCCGACCagtggcaaggccaaggacatgtcGAAACATCTCCTGGCTGGGGCGAGGAAGATTCGACAGCGTCTGCAGCCAGCCTTGCACAAGGCTCGGGCTGAGCCGGGCGACGACGTGAATCTGCGCAAGCTGACGTTCCTGGACGAAACACTGCAAGGCATTATCAAGAGATTTGAAGACGAATTTCCCGACACGCGCGAGGCGCCGCCAAATGCGCCCAACAGCAACGAGCTACGCAAGACGTCTTCGACATCGAGCGAGGAGCCAGCGCACGCCGGACCAACGGGAGACGACTCGGCGGTTGCGGTATCGGACGGGGAGGACGAGGCAGAAATTCACGCGCCCAAGCCACTGTCCAGGTCCAACTCGATGCTATCCAAGGAACTGGCAGAAGAGGAAGGACGGGTGCTCCGTGCTGGGCACCGTTTCCGGTCCGGATTTGTACGCAAGGAACAATTTGACCTCATCAGCACGATTGATGACATTGGATCGGATCCAAAACATTCGCAAATGCTGGTGGAACTTGCGGAAGACATTGGTGGCGAGCTGCTTGAAAAGGTCAAGGAAAAGGGAGCGGTGCGAGCATtcaaggaggacaaggaTGTGCTCTTCCGTAGCATGAGAGACAGCGATCCAGAACACTGGGGTCGATTCGTGGAGGCTCAGCAGAAAGCGCGAGCCAATATCACGGTGTCTTCGGAAAAGCACGGCGCAGAAGCACCGCAGCTAGCAGATGAGAGTGCGATTGCGGACTGA